A genomic window from Aricia agestis chromosome 8, ilAriAges1.1, whole genome shotgun sequence includes:
- the LOC121729410 gene encoding innexin inx7, with amino-acid sequence MLVALNTLTPRMRFNFTKPKIENWVFKLHYQVTVTVLLAFVILVCAREYFGEHIKCISDQGVPDHVIQTYCFFMATFTIVRHYNESMLQSGFLPHPGVGPLQDSDQTLRHTYYQWVPFVLFLQSICFYMPHFIWKKKEGGRIKALVDGLQYAGLALSEEDVKVGSNVVPSKASLGNRVDLIKKDIILRLRVSRTWSTWLVAMEVANLLHLMFQVWMIDMFLHGNFISLGSKVIGFSDWNQISDPLELVFPKVTKCIFHKYGPSGSIQQHDALCVMALNIIHEKIYVVLWFWFLFLFIASFFAVMWRIVSFFLYRRSLKFNEMMFRHASHSKFNPYNVIQVINGCQFGDWLFLYYLAKNMKRIVFQQLFERLAEELEKRDMPYDQDGHEEKGAEPVLIGRVDYDDETLPLKDDKKSS; translated from the exons ATGTTGGTGGCTCTAAATACGCTGACCCCGCGCATGCGGTTCAACTTCACAAAGCCGAAGATCGAGAACTGGGTGTTCAAGCTACACTACCAAGTGACTGTGACTGTACTCCTGGCCTTCGTGATCCTGGTGTGTGCGAGGGAGTACTTCGGGGAGCACATCAAGTGTATCTCCGACCAGGGAGTGCCGGACCACGTGATTCAGACGTACTGCTTCTTCATGGCCACATTTACTATT GTCCGTCACTACAACGAGAGCATGCTGCAGTCGGGGTTCCTGCCGCATCCTGGCGTGGGACCACTGCAGGACTCCGACCAGACGCTCCGACATACTTACTACCAGTGGGTGCCGTTTGTCCTGTTCCTCCAGTCCATCTGCTTCTACATGCCGCACTTTATATGGAAGAAGAAGGAAG GTGGTCGCATCAAGGCGCTGGTGGACGGCCTGCAGTACGCGGGCCTGGCGCTGTCTGAGGAGGACGTGAAGGTGGGCAGCAACGTGGTGCCGTCCAAGGCCTCGCTCGGCAACCGCGTCGACCTTATAAAGAAGGACATCATACTCAG ACTACGCGTATCTCGCACGTGGTCCACGTGGCTGGTGGCGATGGAGGTGGCCAACCTGCTGCACCTGATGTTCCAGGTGTGGATGATCGACATGTTCCTGCACGGCAACTTCATCTCCCTCGGCTCCAAGGTTATCGGCTTTAGCGACTGGAACCAAATATCTGACCCGCTGGAGCTGGTGTTCCCGAAG GTGACGAAGTGCATATTCCACAAGTACGGTCCCAGCGGGTCGATCCAGCAGCACGACGCGCTGTGCGTGATGGCGCTCAACATCATCCACGAGAAGATCTACGTGGTGCTGTGGTTCTGGTTCCTCTTCCTCTTCATCGCCTCCTTCTTCG CTGTAATGTGGCGTATCGTTTCGTTCTTCCTCTACCGGCGCTCGCTCAAGTTCAACGAGATGATGTTCCGTCACGCGTCGCACAGCAAGTTCAACCCCTACAACGTGATCCAGGTCATCAACGGCTGCCAGTTCGGAGACTGGCTCTTCCTCTACTACCTCGCTAAGAACATGAAGAGGATTGTGTTCCA GCAACTCTTCGAAAGACTAGCCGAAGAACTAGAGAAGAGGGATATGCCGTACGACCAAGATGGTCATGAGGAGAAAGGAGCTGAACCGGTACTCATAGGTAGAGTCGACTATGACGACGAGACGTTACCACTCAAAGATGATAAGAAATCATCGTAA